The sequence below is a genomic window from candidate division KSB1 bacterium.
GGGAGTACCTGCCATCCTACACCCCTTTTACTTGATAAGCACCTGTTTGCTGTTAATGAGCCTGGTGGCTCGTGCCAGCGCCTCCTCCGCAGAGAGCTCATTGCGAATGGCCAGATGTGCATAGTACGCGATGACGTCCGAAATCTTCGTATAGTCAACCAGGTAAGGACGATGCACGCCGAGATCCAGCAATTCGCGATAGAAAGCCAAGTCTTGGTGCTCTGCAAGGAAGGCGCTATCGGCATAGATTTCCCTGTTGATGGGGATGTAGCCACCCTCCACAAACAGCAGCTTCTGGTTCTCCTTGCGCAGACAGTACTTGATAAAGGTCACCGCCGCATCGGTTTTCGTGGAGTAACGGGAGATCATAAAGTTCCAGCCGCCGTAGACAAAGGCGCGACCGTGGCCGGCAAAATGCGGTAAGGCAGCAAGGCGCAGATAGGAAAACTTGCTCGTGTCGCGGACGGCGTTCCGGTAATGTTTGACAAAGCCTGGCCAGCCGCGAATGAATAAGGCATCGTGTTCCAGGGCGTAGAGGTAGCCCTCGTATTCGTCGAACTTTGTCACTTCTGGCGGCGCCATGTGGTACCGGTGCACCAAATCGGTCAGCAAACGCACCGTCCGCACGACAGGGGGGCGCGTGAGGTCGATGGCGTCCTGGGAGGAGATAACGCACCCCTGGCCGGCCATGCCCTCATACACACTGCAGACGAGGCCCTCATAGTTATCGGCCGGAAACACGTAGAAAGGGTTCTCGATCCCCAACCTGTTGCAATGCTGCTTGAGGGCGATGAACTGCTCCCAGGTCAAGGAGCGCCGCAAGGAGTCACTGAGTGCAGTGGCTCCTGGGATCCGTCTCAGAAGGTCTTCTCGGTAGTACATGAGACCCACGTCCGTGTACAGGGGGATGGCCACCAGTTGCCCGTCCCAATAGCACGACTGCAGCGCGTGTTCCAGGATGGCTTCACGGTCCGCGGGGGAGAAGTAGTCATCCAAGGACTGGCACCAGCGCGCAAAGCGCGGCACCCAAATGATGTCCACAGTGAAGACGTCGATCCGTC
It includes:
- a CDS encoding extracellular solute-binding protein; its protein translation is MSARLRRLLAAGGKVVRSSGYIVLSLGLAALVLAAFLLLPTSSYRATEQGPVTLYYADNISRAHQFIIDRFNAEYEGRIHVVPIDLPFTKFSTNERKELLARTMRSKSGRIDVFTVDIIWVPRFARWCQSLDDYFSPADREAILEHALQSCYWDGQLVAIPLYTDVGLMYYREDLLRRIPGATALSDSLRRSLTWEQFIALKQHCNRLGIENPFYVFPADNYEGLVCSVYEGMAGQGCVISSQDAIDLTRPPVVRTVRLLTDLVHRYHMAPPEVTKFDEYEGYLYALEHDALFIRGWPGFVKHYRNAVRDTSKFSYLRLAALPHFAGHGRAFVYGGWNFMISRYSTKTDAAVTFIKYCLRKENQKLLFVEGGYIPINREIYADSAFLAEHQDLAFYRELLDLGVHRPYLVDYTKISDVIAYYAHLAIRNELSAEEALARATRLINSKQVLIK